A genome region from Candidatus Margulisiibacteriota bacterium includes the following:
- the hemL gene encoding glutamate-1-semialdehyde-2,1-aminomutase, which produces MKNKKFSLVKSNKAFQEAQKYLPGGVNSPVRSFKDVGGTPPMIEKGKGSRLFDLDGNKYLDFCASWGPLILGHTNHSVTNAVWKSVKCGSSFGACHKNETTLARMVVAAVPSIEQVRFVNSGTEAVMSAIRLARAFTKRKKIVKFDGCYHGHADCLLVSAGSGMATASMSFSAGVPEEFIRETISIPFNDLNAFKRVVEEYRNDIAVVIVEPVPANMGVVLPNPGFLSELRAITRTYGILLIFDEVITGFRLAYGGAQEYFGITPDITCLGKIIGGGFPVGAYGSSTELMSMLAPLGPVYQAGTLSGNPIAMAAGIATLKALQKKGFYEELGQKTAYFIASLKEIIKGKEIQINSIGSMFTMFFSSRSVSNFQDAKKCDTARFADFYQAALSRGLYFSPSQFEANFISTVHSEQELNKAVRIIGSIINSVG; this is translated from the coding sequence ATGAAAAATAAGAAGTTTAGCTTAGTTAAATCTAACAAGGCATTTCAAGAAGCTCAAAAGTACTTGCCTGGTGGAGTTAATAGTCCTGTGAGGTCTTTCAAAGACGTTGGAGGTACTCCCCCTATGATTGAAAAAGGGAAGGGAAGTCGCCTTTTTGATTTGGATGGGAACAAATATTTAGATTTTTGCGCATCGTGGGGACCGCTGATTTTGGGGCATACTAATCATTCGGTTACTAATGCGGTATGGAAAAGTGTCAAGTGCGGTTCCAGCTTTGGTGCCTGTCACAAGAATGAAACAACTCTAGCCCGAATGGTAGTCGCGGCTGTTCCGTCTATTGAACAGGTCAGATTTGTTAATTCCGGTACAGAAGCGGTTATGAGTGCGATACGGTTGGCCCGGGCTTTTACAAAAAGAAAGAAAATCGTTAAGTTCGACGGATGTTACCATGGACATGCAGATTGTCTTCTGGTATCCGCCGGATCAGGTATGGCTACCGCGAGTATGTCGTTTTCTGCAGGTGTACCAGAAGAATTTATTAGAGAAACAATTAGCATTCCCTTTAATGATTTGAATGCCTTTAAGCGAGTAGTCGAAGAATATCGTAATGACATTGCAGTTGTCATTGTTGAGCCGGTGCCTGCTAACATGGGCGTTGTGCTTCCAAATCCGGGGTTTCTTTCTGAATTGAGAGCTATTACCCGGACTTATGGGATTCTCCTTATTTTTGATGAGGTAATTACCGGATTTAGATTGGCATATGGTGGTGCGCAGGAATATTTCGGGATTACTCCTGATATAACCTGTTTGGGTAAGATAATTGGCGGAGGGTTTCCGGTGGGTGCATACGGAAGTAGTACAGAACTGATGTCGATGCTTGCTCCACTCGGACCTGTTTATCAGGCCGGGACGTTATCTGGTAATCCCATAGCTATGGCCGCTGGAATTGCCACTCTTAAAGCGTTGCAAAAAAAAGGTTTTTATGAAGAACTTGGTCAAAAGACAGCGTATTTTATTGCATCACTGAAAGAGATAATAAAAGGCAAAGAAATCCAAATCAACTCGATAGGTTCAATGTTCACTATGTTTTTTTCAAGCCGGAGCGTATCAAATTTCCAGGATGCAAAAAAATGTGATACTGCAAGGTTTGCTGATTTCTATCAGGCAGCTTTGTCTCGCGGCCTTTATTTTTCCCCGTCGCAATTTGAAGCGAATTTTATTTCTACTGTTCATTCAGAGCAAGAATTAAACAAAGCAGTTAGAATTATCGGAAGCATAATTAATAGTGTTGGTTGA
- a CDS encoding Lrp/AsnC family transcriptional regulator encodes MITTRENAENADRITYAEGVVPEPTMKRTTFWNPTAPAFFLRASKMDTLDKRILKLIQNDFPLKSRPFLHLATELGIAEDLLIERLKRLQKEGIIKYIKPILNAHTLGYTSILAGAKVDPAFIEPIAAKINAISGVTHNYERNHEFNLWFTITSPDKTEIEKHIDTLRKLEGVEAIMILPAEKIYKTRVSFAI; translated from the coding sequence GTGATAACTACAAGGGAAAATGCGGAAAATGCGGATCGCATAACATATGCGGAGGGTGTCGTTCCAGAGCCTACTATGAAACGAACGACTTTCTGGAATCCGACAGCTCCTGCTTTTTTCTTGAGGGCTAGTAAGATGGATACACTGGACAAAAGAATACTTAAGCTAATTCAAAATGACTTCCCTTTAAAATCAAGGCCGTTCCTCCACCTCGCTACGGAATTAGGTATCGCAGAAGACCTTCTTATTGAACGGCTCAAACGACTACAGAAGGAAGGCATAATAAAGTATATTAAGCCAATTCTTAACGCACATACCTTAGGATATACAAGTATCCTGGCAGGAGCCAAAGTGGATCCGGCTTTTATTGAGCCCATTGCCGCCAAAATCAATGCGATATCCGGTGTTACCCATAACTACGAACGCAATCACGAATTTAACCTCTGGTTTACTATTACTTCGCCAGATAAGACAGAAATAGAGAAGCACATTGATACTTTAAGAAAACTGGAAGGGGTTGAGGCAATTATGATTCTGCCTGCAGAAAAAATATATAAAACGAGGGTCTCTTTTGCTATCTGA